The following nucleotide sequence is from Cicer arietinum cultivar CDC Frontier isolate Library 1 chromosome 2, Cicar.CDCFrontier_v2.0, whole genome shotgun sequence.
aaatttagttatttataattatatattgtgtattttaattaatatgaatGACTCATTTGTTGGAATTGTACTATTTTTTAATCGATTAGGAATGAGTTGTAgtctttttattgttatatactTCCTTCGTCCAATAATAATTGAGTTATTTGATCATTTGGTCATTTGACCACTTTTACCAAATTATCGTTGTTAAGTATTGGTGCATTATCAATGTTAAGCATTGATAAAATTGcaagtattattaattaaaaggtacaattgaaaaaaaaaatattgaaaattgaaaagacaATTTATTGAGAGAATTTAATTGTGcaaatagataaattattatgagACGGATGGAgtatatgaaattatggataTTACTCCTTGTTGTAGGGCGATTATGAGTGACATTTATCAATAGATTAAAATCGATGTAACTAAAAcaactattaaaattaaattcatttaaaatgaaacaaaaaaagcATTTGCGATGGGTCAAAACCGTCGCAAAAACCACATTAAGGTGATTAAAATCATGGAACATTcatggaaggaaaaaaaatacaattttatatttaatgctGATCTAGAACGGTCGCAAATGAGAGTCTACGATGATTTTCTGACTGTCGAAAATATTTACGATAGTTGTTGCGACGATTTACAAACTCATTACAATAGTGACTCGCGACATTCAAATCTACGAAAATTGTTTCAAAGATAAAATAGCGGCAGTTGTCGTCACGACAAATGTCACTTTTAAGTCGTTATTACATAACTATGGTAATTGCGTTCTCCATTTCTCTAATCAATTTCACATAGCTTGGGCCCGCAAATTCATATATTGttgaatatatcaaaatatagttTATTGAAAGTGTTTAGTAAGACAATTAAGATCTTTATTGGATACTCTAAttgaaaaagtaaaagtaaGTGAATTGCTTATATTGACACATTTTTGtggtttataaaaaaaagacacTTTTAGTGACACTCTAATGAGTTTCGTGAAAGTAATGAAGCACATATGACAATAGATATTAAAATGCATACATTGACATGTTTGTTTTGATGGTGAAATTAGTAGAAACGCACATCCACCTTGATGCTACAAATAGTATCGTCTCAATTTTTACAGCAAGTGTATTGGAATGCGAGAAAGAGGATATCAATGCCAAACCAAACATTTGGTAGAAATAATTGAATTCCACTCACTACTTGTGTATAATTTAAGAGTAGAAATCATAATAACGATGAAGGATACTCTATTCGTTTATTGTAagtataagtattttttaatatttttatatcttaattaataaaataaagtcaaatgacAATTTAATAATGTTATAGTTTAAtggaaatatattattttgtcatgCATGCATATTaacaactatttttaaaaaataattactcaatactctattttattagaCGTCACGGCGGTgcatttttttgtcaaaaaataatcataattttttacaatagaaagaaaaaataatcatatttgtATATTCTCTTGACCATTCATTTTGACATTGAACCAAATTTGTTTTTGGACATAaacaactaaaattataattaacaatttttttatgtaaccTTAAAGTTTGAGAatgacaaagataataataaaaacaattctaATTAAGAATAAACGCTTGAGAAATAATTGAGAGAatattaattctaaattattaaacgAGGACTAGACtatcataaatattataattttgtttaattagGCTCGAcatcaaaaatctaaattcgATAAAGAGAAGGAATCAACCTATTGTAACCAAGCTTGAAAAATATGATGCGTACTAATTAACAAGTTTGGCATATACAATCTTTCCAATTTTTGATTCAAAAAAAGAAATCTTGCCAATTTTAGCTAGCAACACTTATTATGAACCATAACCATAGAGAAAAGTAATTTCTAAACATCACCGAAAATCTCCAAGCAATACCTTCTTGAACATGGAAGAATAACGCCCTCGCGACCTTACATTGCCAATACGCGTGTTAGAACTACTAACATCGTCTagatcttcatcatcttcactcTTTCTTGAATGTACCATCGGAGAACATGGTACTCAATAAGATGTTGGTCGTGGTGAATACGACGACATAGATGATGAAGAAGACGAAGAAGAATACGAGACAAAATTTGAAGATGAAGGTGACGGATCGGGAATATAACCCTTTTTTTGAGTACGTTTGGGGAATAGTGTTTGCAAAAAACTAGTTttttgtgagtttttttttgtcttagttgtaggtttttttgttgcattttgGAAATAAGATGGTGGTGGAGTGAGAGGAGGAagaaatttttcctttgatctTTGTTTAGGTGTACCTGGTTGAGATTCCCACTCAAATGGAATTGAGGCTGATTTGTTTCCATGGTAATCTTCATTTGAGATATTGGATAATTGCCTTTGTTGTTGCTCATCTAAGCACATCATCTTCTTGTTCTCTTGTCTTTGTACAATAATGGGAGAAGGTTTTTGGAGAAAATTTGAAGGCTTTGTCATGTTTATATTTGGGGTTATTTTGCAAATTGAGGGTGTGTCTATTTATGTTATGTATTTATGTAGTAGATGGGAATGTGTATgagacatttttttattttgaggaAATGTGTATGAGACATGTTCAAAGGGTTTTGGTGCAATGAAAGAGTAGTTTAAGACTTTTTAAATCTCAAATGGGAATCTCTAACATTAGATTGGAATTAATTGGTAGTGGGTgtcttttgttatatttaagtGGTTTCCACATTGCAATGGAGTTTTTGATCGTTGAATAAAAAAGGGGAGAGTCAACTGTCcaaattattaaataagttGAAACATTTTATATGTTTTCCTCCTATGCTTGCTTTCAAGGggtaatttaaataaaaattagtataataatacaattttttaatacacatattttaatatattattttttattaattgaaattcatataaattttgttaaattatacGAGTCTCATTTAAATTTAGTGTGATCCGAGtaaattcaacaaataaaagtgtgttgaaaaatatgtattgttaacattatttgtaaataaaatttacgACTAGCGatgaaaaaagttttaaatttaaaatattttttatccttataaaattagcaaatttaaattttgtcttTATAATATACATTGTTTTCAAccctaaaaaattgaaattactattttttttttccttataaagtaaataaattgtGAATTTAGTCCAAAAACAATTGGATGTTTCTTTTCGGCATAAAACttagtaattatttttagtcACTAGGACAAATAAATAGATTTGACTCTTTTAAAATCATCAATTCACTTTATAGAATAAAGTGAGTAATGTTAACTACTGattataaaatgaatgattgttattttgtgcatatacatgattataatatcaattattgatCAATTTCATCAGTTTTTCACTTTAAAAATGCAaatctcaaataaataaaatgcaattttgggctcaaaaattatttttgaactgCTGTTTGCTAATATGACATCACATAAATCCTTAGGCGTTACATAAGATGATTGCACGATCTTTCGTTAGACACATATAAGTAGTTGATGAATATATCATAACCATATGGATAAAAgataatactttattttttaatgaattaagaGATAATACTTTCAAAATTTGATGAGATGAAAAGTATTAGAGGTACTTAAAAGTGATGAAATTTGTTCAGTTAGTTACATTAATAACACTATATAAAAGTACATCATActctaattatataataattgttcaaaagaattcatttttatttttctctttaattatgTATCTCTTTCTTGATCTCAACTATGATTCTTAACATGGTAtcgtatataataattattctgttatattttttttttctttcaaattttctttatcacTTCTTCCTCATTTTGAATCCATATTTGTGATTCTTCATTCTTTCTCAACTTAGTTgtataatatttgtaaattCAAAATTGAAGATGCTTAGTAATAATACGATTATTTGAAAGTTTCATTGTTGATTAGTCATCCTCCTTTAGTGATATATTTTACTATAGTTTCATTCTTTTAGCCATTGTTGACTTTCTCTTTGTACTTCTAtcatagtaaaataattatcatttttttgttcttttaccATATGGTATTAGACATTTATCATTCTCTTTGTGCTTCCATCATATTATGGTTAAATTTTGTTGGTCAAATTTGACATTTGAATATCCATGATTGGAATTCTTGATTCTATATTAGAATGAGTGACGTGGAGACAACGAAAGATTTTCAAGTTAACTCAAAATAGGTCGAAGACTTCGACGAGAGTTATGCACCTCGGACGCTATcacttttt
It contains:
- the LOC101515497 gene encoding LOW QUALITY PROTEIN: uncharacterized protein (The sequence of the model RefSeq protein was modified relative to this genomic sequence to represent the inferred CDS: substituted 1 base at 1 genomic stop codon), which codes for MTKPSNFLQKPSPIIVQRQENKKMMCLDEQQQRQLSNISNEDYHGNKSASIPFEWESQPGTPKQRSKEKFLPPLTPPPSYFQNATKKPTTKTKKNSQKTSFLQTLFPKRTQKKGYIPDPSPSSSNFVSYSSSSSSSSMSSYSPRPTSYXVPCSPMVHSRKSEDDEDLDDVSSSNTRIGNVRSRGRYSSMFKKVLLGDFR